A portion of the Saimiri boliviensis isolate mSaiBol1 chromosome 1, mSaiBol1.pri, whole genome shotgun sequence genome contains these proteins:
- the HNRNPA0 gene encoding heterogeneous nuclear ribonucleoprotein A0 — MENSQLCKLFIGGLNVQTSESGLRGHFEAFGTLTDCVVVVNPQTKRSRCFGFVTYSNVEEADAAMAASPHAVDGNTVELKRAVSREDSARPGAHAKVKKLFVGGLKGDVAEGDLIEHFSQFGTVEKAEIIADKLSGKKRGFGFVYFQNHDAADKAAVVKFHPIQGHRVEVKKAVPKEDIHFGGGGGGSRSSRGGRGGRGRAGGRDQNGLSKGGGGGYNSYGGYGGGGGGGYNAYGGGGGGSSYGGSDYGNGFGGFGSYSQHQSSYGPMKSGGGGGGSSWGGRSNSGPYRGGYGGGGGYGGSSF, encoded by the coding sequence ATGGAGAATTCCCAGTTGTGTAAGCTGTTCATCGGCGGCCTCAACGTGCAGACGAGTGAGTCGGGCCTGCGCGGCCACTTCGAGGCCTTCGGGACTCTGACGGACTGCGTGGTGGTGGTGAACCCCCAGACCAAGCGCTCCCGTTGCTTTGGCTTCGTGACCTACTCCAACGTGGAGGAGGCCGACGCCGCCATGGCCGCCTCGCCCCACGCCGTGGACGGCAACACGGTGGAGCTGAAGCGGGCGGTGTCCCGGGAGGATTCCGCGCGGCCCGGTGCCCACGCCAAGGTGAAGAAGCTCTTTGTCGGGGGCCTGAAGGGAGACGTGGCCGAGGGCGACCTGATCGAGCACTTCTCTCAGTTCGGCACCGTGGAGAAGGCCGAGATCATTGCCGACAAGCTGTCCGGCAAGAAGCGCGGCTTCGGCTTCGTGTATTTTCAGAATCACGACGCGGCCGACAAGGCCGCGGTGGTCAAGTTCCATCCGATCCAGGGCCACCGCGTGGAGGTGAAGAAGGCGGTGCCCAAGGAGGATATCCACttcggcgggggcgggggcggctcCCGGTCCTCCCGGGGCGGCCGAGGCGGCCGGGGGCGCGCCGGGGGCCGAGACCAGAACGGCCTTTCCAAGGGCGGCGGCGGCGGTTACAACAGCTACGGTGGctacggcggcggcggcggcggcggctacAATGCctacggcggcggcggcggcggctcgtCCTACGGCGGGAGCGACTACGGTAACGGCTTCGGCGGCTTCGGCAGCTACAGCCAGCACCAGTCCTCGTACGGGCCCATGaagagcggcggcggcggcggcggcagcagctgGGGCGGGCGCAGTAATAGTGGACCTTACAGAGGCGGCTATGGCGGCGGGGGTGGCTACGGAGGCAGCTCcttctga